One Scophthalmus maximus strain ysfricsl-2021 chromosome 1, ASM2237912v1, whole genome shotgun sequence genomic region harbors:
- the LOC118311504 gene encoding terminal nucleotidyltransferase 4A-like isoform X1 produces MDPRSAWIQPEQKGPASSLWMHIWETSQGFGANADVDNRLHHHHHHQQQQQQRHFAAQNSNSADSNGEYCRNVAPPTGVVFGKRGSGGGGGDSRGSVRRKGSLSPSSSSLDSEAEGSSPCGSSLRIDNLNVAEEAGRFLHCYDERELNENNLRRQCAPPPLHAVQQHCRSMQQIGGHTPAGTKNQHGSKQQQQQHHHHHHHHHLQAHSSGRRRHLNRANTFHGINPLLSCSHGGHCADSSCSLWKTRRYSPGINGLHEEIVDFFNFMSPRPEEEAMRRDVVNRIESVIKDLWPTARVEIFGSFSTGLYLPTSDIDLVVFGKWDHPPLQELEQALKKRNVAGPYPIKVLDKATVPIIKLTDHETEVKVDISFNVETAVKAAQFIKSYLKKYTVLPPLIFVLKQFLLQRDLNEVFTGGISSYSLILMAISFLQLHPRIDTRRANINLGILLIEFFELYGRDFNYMKTGIRVKNGGAYLSKEDMLKAMGSGNRPSMLCIEDPIQPGNDVGRSSYGVLQVKQVFDFAYMVLSHGVSPLARAYPNKEYDSTLGRIIKVSPEVLVYRDWTIKKWGAKQYAKLENHDVETCGQDLARLMLVSVEDQRDSSSPLSADSPSPSPVFLPSPQHHSSSSSACSLSSSSSGSDIESDSPPSSNAAIQLHPLTLSSVHPVIQMATDLRATHPAGFIHATPQFYHDHPPSISVVHRHATQAAQVSHHANSSSPLPSPLHRLQHPQVGGQQSHAYTVRSNSHGSIEPHKFSFKHNQGGGVRSQNHSQGNFSPQQRFAPQGHNTAPGFRNQQQQQQYNRNTWRRRKRDDPPALNQSR; encoded by the exons ATGGATCCCAGGAGCGCTTGGATCCAGCCGGAGCAGAAGGGACCTGCCAGTTCCCTGTGGATGCACATTTGGGAAACGTCGCAGGGGTTCGGGGCGAACGCCGACGTCGACAaccgcctccaccaccaccaccaccaccagcagcagcagcagcagcgccactTCGCGGCGCAGAATTCAAACTCCGCGGACTCGAACGGCGAGTACTGCAGAAATGTAGCGCCGCCGACGGGGGTTGTGTTCGGGAAGCgaggaagcggcggcggcggcggcgacagcAGGGGAAGCGTCCGCAGGAAGGGCTCGCTgtcgccgtcctcctcctcgctggaCTCGGAGGCCGAGGGCTCGTCGCCGTGCGGCTCCTCGCTGCGGATCGACAACCTGAACGTCGCAGAGGAGGCGGGCCGGTTCCTGCACTGCTACGACGAGCGCGAGCTGAACGAGAACAACCTCCGGCGGCAGTGCGCCCCTCCGCCGCTGCACGCTGTCCAGCAGCACTGTCGCAGCATGCAACAGATCGGCGGCCACACCCCCGCGGGGACGAAGAACCAGCACGGgagcaagcagcagcagcagcagcaccaccaccaccaccaccatcaccaccttcAGGCGCACTCGTCCGGCCGCAGGAGGCACCTGAACCGGGCCAACACGTTCCACGGCATCAACCCGCTGCTGTCCTGCAGCCACGGTGGACACTGTGCAGACTCGTCCTGCAGCCTGTGGAAAACCAGGCGGTACAGTCCGGGCATCAATGG TCTGCACGAAGAGATAGTGGACTTCTTCAACTTCATGTCGCCCcggccggaggaggaggccatGAGGAGGGACGTCGTGAACCGAATAGAAAGTGTCATCAAGGATCTGTGGCCCACGGCGCGG gTGGAGATATTTGGCAGCTTCAGCACTGGACTTTATCTTCCAACAAG TGACATTGACCTGGTGGTGTTTGGAAAGTGGGATCATCCTCCACTGCAGGAACTGGAACAAGCCCTGAAGAAGCGCAACGTGGCCGGCCCATATCCCATCAAGGTCCTTGACAAAGCCACA GTGCCGATCATCAAGCTCACCGACCACGAAACGGAGGTGAAGGTGGACATCAGCTTCAACGTAGAAACCGCAGTGAAAGCAGCACAGTTCATCAAAAGCTACCTTAAG aaGTACACCGTTCTGCCACCTCTGATCTTCGTCTTGAAGCAGTTCCTGCTGCAGAGGGACCTGAATGAAGTCTTCACTGGAGGCATCAGCTCTTACAGCCTTATACTAATGGCCATCAGCTTCCTGCAG TTACACCCTCGGATTGACACGCGCCGTGCCAACATCAACCTGGGCATCCTACTGATCGAGTTCTTCGAGCTGTACGGCCGCGATTTCAACTACATGAAGACCGGCATCCGGGTGAAGAACGGAGGGGCCTACCTGTCAAAGGAGGACATGCTGAAAGCCATGGGGAGTGGAAACAGGCCGTCCATGCTCTGCATAGAAGATCCAATACAGCCAG GAAATGACGTAGGCAGGAGTTCCTATGGCGTCCTTCAGGTGAAGCAGGTGTTTGACTTTGCCTACATGGTGCTGAGTCATGGAGTGTCTCCTCTTGCACGGGCTTACCCCAACAAAGAGTATGACAG TACTTTAGGGCGAATTATCAAAGTCAGCCCAGAGGTGTTGGTCTACAGGGACTGGACAATCAAGAAGTGGGGAGCCAAGCAGTATGCCAAGCTGGAGAACCACG ATGTAGAGACCTGTGGGCAGGACCTTGCCAGGCTGATGCTGGTTTCTGTGGAGGATCAGAGAGAcagctcctcccccctcagtGCTGACTCCCCCTCGCCCTCACCAGTTTTCCTCCCCAGCCCTCAGCAccattcatcctcctcttcggcatgctcgctctcctcctcctcctccggaaGTGACATA gaATCTGATTCTCCCCCAAGCAGTAATGCTGCTATCCAACTCCACCCCCTCACCCTGTCCTCAGTCCATCCTGTAATCCAGATGGCTACTGACCTGAGGGCCACACACCCTGCAGGATTTATCCACGCCACGCCCCag TTCTACCACGACCATCCTCCTTCCATCAGTGTTGTGCACCGCCACGCGACGCAAGCCGCGCAAGTGTCCCACCACGCCAACTCCTCGAGCCCGCTCCCCAGCCCCCTCCACCGGCTCCAGCACCCTCAGGTCGGAGGGCAGCAGAGCCACGCGTACACCGTGAGATCCAACTCCCATGGCTCCATTGAGCCGCACAAATTCAGCTTCAAGCACAACCAAGGCGGCGGCGTCCGGAGCCAAAACCACTCTCAAGGCAACTTCAGTCCGCAGCAGCGGTTTGCTCCCCAGGGTCATAACACGGCACCGGGTTTCaggaaccagcagcagcagcagcagtacaaCCGGAACACCTGGCGACGCAGGAAGAGGGATGATCCTCCTGCTCTCAACCAAAGTAGATGA
- the LOC118311504 gene encoding terminal nucleotidyltransferase 4A-like isoform X2, whose product MDPRSAWIQPEQKGPASSLWMHIWETSQGFGANADVDNRLHHHHHHQQQQQQRHFAAQNSNSADSNGEYCRNVAPPTGVVFGKRGSGGGGGDSRGSVRRKGSLSPSSSSLDSEAEGSSPCGSSLRIDNLNVAEEAGRFLHCYDERELNENNLRRQCAPPPLHAVQQHCRSMQQIGGHTPAGTKNQHGSKQQQQQHHHHHHHHHLQAHSSGRRRHLNRANTFHGINPLLSCSHGGHCADSSCSLWKTRRYSPGINGLHEEIVDFFNFMSPRPEEEAMRRDVVNRIESVIKDLWPTARVEIFGSFSTGLYLPTSDIDLVVFGKWDHPPLQELEQALKKRNVAGPYPIKVLDKATVPIIKLTDHETEVKVDISFNVETAVKAAQFIKSYLKKYTVLPPLIFVLKQFLLQRDLNEVFTGGISSYSLILMAISFLQLHPRIDTRRANINLGILLIEFFELYGRDFNYMKTGIRVKNGGAYLSKEDMLKAMGSGNRPSMLCIEDPIQPGNDVGRSSYGVLQVKQVFDFAYMVLSHGVSPLARAYPNKDTLGRIIKVSPEVLVYRDWTIKKWGAKQYAKLENHDVETCGQDLARLMLVSVEDQRDSSSPLSADSPSPSPVFLPSPQHHSSSSSACSLSSSSSGSDIESDSPPSSNAAIQLHPLTLSSVHPVIQMATDLRATHPAGFIHATPQFYHDHPPSISVVHRHATQAAQVSHHANSSSPLPSPLHRLQHPQVGGQQSHAYTVRSNSHGSIEPHKFSFKHNQGGGVRSQNHSQGNFSPQQRFAPQGHNTAPGFRNQQQQQQYNRNTWRRRKRDDPPALNQSR is encoded by the exons ATGGATCCCAGGAGCGCTTGGATCCAGCCGGAGCAGAAGGGACCTGCCAGTTCCCTGTGGATGCACATTTGGGAAACGTCGCAGGGGTTCGGGGCGAACGCCGACGTCGACAaccgcctccaccaccaccaccaccaccagcagcagcagcagcagcgccactTCGCGGCGCAGAATTCAAACTCCGCGGACTCGAACGGCGAGTACTGCAGAAATGTAGCGCCGCCGACGGGGGTTGTGTTCGGGAAGCgaggaagcggcggcggcggcggcgacagcAGGGGAAGCGTCCGCAGGAAGGGCTCGCTgtcgccgtcctcctcctcgctggaCTCGGAGGCCGAGGGCTCGTCGCCGTGCGGCTCCTCGCTGCGGATCGACAACCTGAACGTCGCAGAGGAGGCGGGCCGGTTCCTGCACTGCTACGACGAGCGCGAGCTGAACGAGAACAACCTCCGGCGGCAGTGCGCCCCTCCGCCGCTGCACGCTGTCCAGCAGCACTGTCGCAGCATGCAACAGATCGGCGGCCACACCCCCGCGGGGACGAAGAACCAGCACGGgagcaagcagcagcagcagcagcaccaccaccaccaccaccatcaccaccttcAGGCGCACTCGTCCGGCCGCAGGAGGCACCTGAACCGGGCCAACACGTTCCACGGCATCAACCCGCTGCTGTCCTGCAGCCACGGTGGACACTGTGCAGACTCGTCCTGCAGCCTGTGGAAAACCAGGCGGTACAGTCCGGGCATCAATGG TCTGCACGAAGAGATAGTGGACTTCTTCAACTTCATGTCGCCCcggccggaggaggaggccatGAGGAGGGACGTCGTGAACCGAATAGAAAGTGTCATCAAGGATCTGTGGCCCACGGCGCGG gTGGAGATATTTGGCAGCTTCAGCACTGGACTTTATCTTCCAACAAG TGACATTGACCTGGTGGTGTTTGGAAAGTGGGATCATCCTCCACTGCAGGAACTGGAACAAGCCCTGAAGAAGCGCAACGTGGCCGGCCCATATCCCATCAAGGTCCTTGACAAAGCCACA GTGCCGATCATCAAGCTCACCGACCACGAAACGGAGGTGAAGGTGGACATCAGCTTCAACGTAGAAACCGCAGTGAAAGCAGCACAGTTCATCAAAAGCTACCTTAAG aaGTACACCGTTCTGCCACCTCTGATCTTCGTCTTGAAGCAGTTCCTGCTGCAGAGGGACCTGAATGAAGTCTTCACTGGAGGCATCAGCTCTTACAGCCTTATACTAATGGCCATCAGCTTCCTGCAG TTACACCCTCGGATTGACACGCGCCGTGCCAACATCAACCTGGGCATCCTACTGATCGAGTTCTTCGAGCTGTACGGCCGCGATTTCAACTACATGAAGACCGGCATCCGGGTGAAGAACGGAGGGGCCTACCTGTCAAAGGAGGACATGCTGAAAGCCATGGGGAGTGGAAACAGGCCGTCCATGCTCTGCATAGAAGATCCAATACAGCCAG GAAATGACGTAGGCAGGAGTTCCTATGGCGTCCTTCAGGTGAAGCAGGTGTTTGACTTTGCCTACATGGTGCTGAGTCATGGAGTGTCTCCTCTTGCACGGGCTTACCCCAACAAAGA TACTTTAGGGCGAATTATCAAAGTCAGCCCAGAGGTGTTGGTCTACAGGGACTGGACAATCAAGAAGTGGGGAGCCAAGCAGTATGCCAAGCTGGAGAACCACG ATGTAGAGACCTGTGGGCAGGACCTTGCCAGGCTGATGCTGGTTTCTGTGGAGGATCAGAGAGAcagctcctcccccctcagtGCTGACTCCCCCTCGCCCTCACCAGTTTTCCTCCCCAGCCCTCAGCAccattcatcctcctcttcggcatgctcgctctcctcctcctcctccggaaGTGACATA gaATCTGATTCTCCCCCAAGCAGTAATGCTGCTATCCAACTCCACCCCCTCACCCTGTCCTCAGTCCATCCTGTAATCCAGATGGCTACTGACCTGAGGGCCACACACCCTGCAGGATTTATCCACGCCACGCCCCag TTCTACCACGACCATCCTCCTTCCATCAGTGTTGTGCACCGCCACGCGACGCAAGCCGCGCAAGTGTCCCACCACGCCAACTCCTCGAGCCCGCTCCCCAGCCCCCTCCACCGGCTCCAGCACCCTCAGGTCGGAGGGCAGCAGAGCCACGCGTACACCGTGAGATCCAACTCCCATGGCTCCATTGAGCCGCACAAATTCAGCTTCAAGCACAACCAAGGCGGCGGCGTCCGGAGCCAAAACCACTCTCAAGGCAACTTCAGTCCGCAGCAGCGGTTTGCTCCCCAGGGTCATAACACGGCACCGGGTTTCaggaaccagcagcagcagcagcagtacaaCCGGAACACCTGGCGACGCAGGAAGAGGGATGATCCTCCTGCTCTCAACCAAAGTAGATGA